GGTGTGAGCCTTATTTTATTAAGCGGGTATTTGATTAGTAAAAGAAAGAAGTCTATGGCCAGGCGTGTCCCCGAGCGAGAGAGAATTAAGGCTCTTTATGGTCAGATGCAGGCTAATCTTGAACTTAGAGCCGCTCAGAATATAGGATCTCTGGATAAAAAAATCGAAGAACTTAAAGGGCTCATTAAGGAGATGGATGATAGACTGGATAGATTGGAATCCTCTGATAGCCGCGTGAGCAAAAGGGTAGAGCGAAAGCCCAGTATTACTAAAGAAGTAACTCCATCCCGGATAGCTTCAAGGTCAGAAGAGCGGGCCGAGTCGGGTTGTTCTCGGATATACCGTCTGAATGATGAGGGTTATGATCCCCTTTCTATTGCCAGGCAAGTAAATATGAGCCGAGGTGAAGTGGAGTTAATCCTGGGACTTCGAAAGGCCAAAGGCCGGGTAAATCAGTTTGATATCTGAGACAGCAGACAGTGGACCGTAATCAGTAGACCGTCAAAGTAGAGTTACCAAAAAATAAATTAGTTTAGTCTCGCTCTCCTTTTAACACTGAAAGTGTTAAATTTCACATAACCGTAGATGTAATCTACGGGAGAAAAGCTCCTGTTCAGCACTCGACCCTGAAAGGGTCGAATTTTATCCATGTTTTGAAATTCAACCCTTTCAGGGTTGAGATGGGGTAGATATTTTGTTTCCGCAGGTTTCACCTACGGTTATGTGAAATTCAAACCTTTCAGATTCGATAAAAAAGATGGTTGAAAAATGACGAAACTATAGAGGAGGTAGATATGCAGAAAAGATTAGACTGGAAAATAGGGCTTATTATTATTGTTTTAGGGTTGTCCGGTTTTTTTGCTTACCCTCCCTCTAAAAAGATCAATCTGGGGTTGGATCTACAAGGCGGGATGCATATTGTTCTTGAGGTGGATACCTCTAAATTAAAGGAGGGTGAAGACCCATCGGATGTGGTGGATATGGCCCTTGAGATTATTCGCAATCGGGTAGATAAATTTGGAATAGCTGAGCCTTCTATCCAGAAGCAGGGTAACAACCGGATTGTGGTTGAGTTGCCGGGGATAGATGATCCTGAGCGGGCCATTAATCTTATTGGTAAAACAGCCCTCCTGGAGTTTAAGCTGGTGGCTGACGAGGCCGATCTGGACAAGGCTTTAAAGGGCGAGATTCCGGAGGGCTATGTCCTTGCTTACCAGGAAAGTAAAGATAGTGGTGAAACGGCTCCTTTTCTTTTAAAAGAGCCGGCGGAGCTTACCGGGGCCACTTTGACTAATGCTATGGTCAGGTTTGATTCGCAGTTTAACCAGCCTTATGTTAACTTGAGCTTTAATCCAGAGGGGGCAAAGCGATTTTCCGAGGTTACCGGCGCCAATATAGAAAAGAGGCTGGCTATTGTTCTTGACGGGAAGGTAAAGTCGGCGCCGGTGATACGGTCAAAGATCCCGGATGGGGAGGCGATGATAGAGGGGAACTTTGACTACGAAGAGGCCCATGACCTGGCTATTGTTCTTCGGGCCGGCGCCCTGCCTGCTCCGGTTGAGGTGGCCGAGAATCGGGTTATTGGCCCTTCTTTGGGGCAAGACTCGATTAACAAGGGAATCCTGGCCTGCCTTATCGGAAGCGGTTTGGTTATTGTCTTTATGGCGGTCTACTATAAGTATTCGGGTTTATTGGCTAATCTGTGTCTTTTGTTTAACATAGTTATTATTCTGGGGGTGATGGCTCTGTTTAAAGCCACCCTTACCCTGCCTGGTATTGCCGGCATACTCCTTACTATTGGTATGGGGGTTGATGCCAACGTCCTTATCTTTGAACGGATCAGGGAAGAGCTCAGGGCGGGTAAAACGGCCCGAACATCTATTGCCGCCGGTTTTTCCAGAGCCTTTCTTACCATTCTTGATGCCAATGTGACCACCTTGATTACCACCTTTATTTTATTCCAATTCGGCACCGGGCCGATAAAGGGATTTGCCATTACACTGAGTACTGGAATCCTGGCCAGTCTCTTTACGGCTCTCTTTGTCAGCCGGGTTGGCTTTGACCTGGTGATGAAAAGACGTCAGATAACGCGGGTGAGTATTTAATTGTAACCGTTCAGCCACAGATGCACACAGATGAAACACGGAAAATCCGTGAGCCGTGTCCGTGATTCGGGTCTGTCCTTAGGCTGTAGGGACAACCCTTGTGGTTGTCCGTCTACGGAACGGACATGGACAAGCACGGACAGGGACAAGCCCTGTCCCTACACTTCCGCCTTCTGTCCTGTGTTATTTATCTGTGCTAATCCGTGCAGCTATACCTGAACGGTTACATTTAATTAAGGTTTCGAATTTCGGGTTAAGTCGGAACCTGAAACTGGAAACTGGAAAAGAGGTGAATCGAAATGAGGTTTGATTTTGATATTGATTTTTTAGGGTGGCGGAAATTTGCCTTTATTTTATCCGGAATTATCATTATGGTGGGGATAGTTTCTTTAATTGTTAAAGGCGGTCCGAAGTATGGTATTGACTTTGCCGGCGGAACCCTTGTTCAGATTAAATTTGCCCGGCCGGTAACCGTCACTACCCTGGAACAAATGAGAAATGCCCTGGCCAAGGTTGGTCTGGGGAAGAATGTGCAGCGATTGGGCGAGGAAAAGGACGAGGTTGTTATCAGAACCATTTCAGTTGACCCTTCTGGTTTGGCTGGGGGCATAAAAGGTGCCCTGGGGGATAAGTTTGGGAGATATAATATCCTCAGGATAGAGATGGTTGGCCCCAGTATTGGCAAGGATTTGAGGGGGATAGCCCTCTATTGTATTTTCCTTAGCTTAGCCGCCCTTCTTCTCTACATTACCTGGCGCTTTGAGTTTAAATTTGCGGTAGGCGCGGTCATTGCCCTTATTCACGACACCCTGGTGGTGATCGGTATCTTTTCTCTATTGGATAAGGAGTTTAACATCCCTATTGTGGCTGCCCTGCTGACTATTATCGGTTATTCCCTCAATGATACCATCGTTGTCTTTGACCGCATTAGAGAAAACTTGAAACTGTTGCGGAAGGAAGTCTATTCCACTATTCTAAATCTGAGTATTAACCAGACCCTTTCCAGGACAATTATTACGGCCCTTACGACTCTATTTACTGTCATAGCCCTCTTCATCTGGGGTGGGGAGGTCATTCATGACTTTGCCTTTGCCTTCGTGATCGGAATCATTGTCGGAACCTATTCTTCCATATATGTCGCCAGCCCAATTGTCCTGGAGTGGCACTTAAGGCAACACAAATAGGATTGCGGATTTAAGATTGCGGATTGCGGATTTCGGATTAAAACCAGTTTGCAATCCGCAATCCGCAATCCGCAATCAGAAATGGATATCGAGAAGGTTATAGAACAAGTTAGGTCATATAATCCGGAGGCTGATTTTGAACTTATCAAAAAGGCTTACTGGATAGCCGCTATTGCTCACCAAGGGCAACAGAGGCTCTCCGGTGAGCCTTTTATTTCTCATCCCCTCTGGGTGGCTTACATCCTGGCTGAATTGAAATTGGATGTAGTAACTATTGCGGCTGGTCTTCTACACGATGTGGTGGAAGATACTATCCTCATTCCGGAGGAGATCAAAGAGTTCTTTGGCGATGAGATTGCGGGTTTGGTGGATGGAGTAACAAAATTAAGGGACATAGCCAGGCAGAGTCGAGAGACCAGGAGGGTGGAGAACCTCCGTAAGATGCTTATGGCTATGGCGGCGGACATTCGGGTTATTCTTATCAAGCTGGTTGACCGTCTTCATAATATGAGGACCTTAGGGTCGCTGGAGCGTGATCGTCAAATTCGAGTGGCCCATGAAACCCAGGAAATTTATGCCCCCCTGGCCCACCGACTGGGAATAGGCAGGATAAAGGCGGAACTGGAAGACCTGGCTTTACTATATCTGGAGACGGAACGCTACAAGGAAATTAAGGAAAAGGTGGCGGCTGATAAGCAAAGACGGGAGGCGTATATTGAAGAGGTGAAGAAGATTCTGGAAGAGAGGTTGAAGGAAGTTGGCATTAAAGCCGTGGTTACTGGTCGGTCTAAACATTATTATAGTATTTATCGCAAAATGGTCTCTCAGAATAAAACATTTGAGGAAATCTATGATTTATTTGCCCTTCGGGTGATCACCAACTCGAAACAAGACTGTTACGGGGTGCTGGGTATTGTTCATGCTCTCTGGAAGGCCAGGCCGGGAAGGTTCAAGGACTATATAAATATGCCCAAGACAAATATGTATCAGGCGATTCATACGACGGTTATGGGGCCTCATAACCGGTTAATGGAGGTTCAGATAAAAACTAAAGAGATGCATGAGGTAGCCGAATATGGGGTGGCCGCTCATTGGCGTTATAAGGAAGGCAAACCGAGAGATGCTAAATTTGATGAGAAATTAGCCTGGCTGCGTCGAATTGTTCAAACCCAGGAAGAGTTGGGGGATGAATGGGATTTTATGGATGGTGTGATGACGGACCTCTTTGCTGATGAAGTCTTCGTTTTTACGCCTAAAGGAGAGATCAAGGCCTTACCCCGTGGGTCAACCCCCATAGATTTTGCCTATAGTATCCATACTGATGTGGGCAGTCATTGTAAGGGAGCCAGGGTGAATAATCGAATTGTCCCTTTGAGGTATAAGTTGATCAGTGGCGACATTGTGGAGATAATGACTTCCCCCAGGGCGCATCCTTCTCGAGATTGGCTTGGCCTGGTTAAGACCGTCCGGGCCAGGGGAAAGATTCGCCAGTGGCTGCTCAAGTCCAGGGTTGAAGAGGTAGAGGGCGAGAAACCCCCTTCTAAGGATGAGGCAGGTAGAGAATTCCATCCACCTTCCCAGGCGGGTTGGCCACTTCCACTGGTAAAGCCCCGGCAGCGGGCTTCTTCTACTGGGGTGAGGGTTTCCGGAGTTATGGATATGGATGTCCGGTTTGCCAAGTGCTGCAGTCCTGTGCCGGGAGATAAGGTCGTAGGTTATGTGACTCAGGGCCGGGGGGTTTCTATTCACCGGAAGGATTGCCCTAATATCCTTGCTTTACCCGAGATTTCCAAACGGCGTCTCCCTGTATCCTGGGATCAAGGTTCATCAGCCTCCTTTGAAGTGGGCATAACCTCTCTGGCCCATGATAGGGCGGGACTTATGGCGGATATGCTGGCGGCCATTTCGGCCACTCAAACTACCATTAATGCCGCTGATGCCAGAAAAACCGAGGATAGTATGGCTACATGTCATTTTACCGTCCTTATTAGCCATCAGACCGAACTGGAAGACATTTTAAAGGCATTGGAGAAGGTCCCCGGTGTGGTTAAGACCTATCGGAGTAAACCGATCTAAGTTCAAGAGATGAAAGAAGACTGGGCCATCAATGTTGAGGTTAGATCAGAATTGGTTAAAAGATGGATAGATGTGAGGAAGATTAGTATAAGCACTGTCTCCGGAGTGGTTCATCTTAAGGGATCGGTTGTCTTTAGAGAAGATAAAGATTTTTCTTATCGAGAGAAACCCCAAATAATGAAACAACTCGAAGAGGTTATCAAGAGGCTTCCAGGGGTAAAGGCCATTAAGTTCAGATTGGCTAATTGGGTCAAAGTAGACGGTTGCTGGCAAATGTTAGATAGTAACTACTTAGGTGAGTAAGGCTGAAGGCTGAAGGCTGAAGGTTGAAGGTTGAAGGCCTTCAGCCTATCCCCCTGAGTAGTTACAAAAAATTTAAGGATGGCTTAAGAAATTACTTGACATATTTAGAAAGAGATTGTAATATGACCCTGATAACTTATCCAAAGTTATCAGGAATATGACAAAGTTATTCGGTAACCGTTCAGGTATAAAAAAGGGGATAAGGAGATGTTTGGTTTCTGGCTGACACAGGTGCGGCTCGCCTTCAGCCTTCAGCCTTGAACAGTAAGAGGTAAAGACAAGATGGCTACCTTTATAATGGAAGACCTTGCGGAAGAACTTTCAGGAAATGATCTGGAGCGGATGTTGAGTGTAAGCGAGGCGGCTGAACTCCTGGGGGTGAGTAAAACCACCATTCGCCGCTTCAGTAATTCCGGTCATTTAAAAAGCTACCGGATTGGTCCGGGTAAGCATAGGCGGTTTAAAAAGAGAGACGTCCTGGAGGTTCTAAATGCGGATTATTAATATCTTAATAGTCCTGACCTTGACCTTTTTAATCGCCGGCTGTGGTGATCAGGCCAGCAAGTATTACCAGCGAGGGCTTGAATACAGCCGCAGCGATAAGCCCGAGGACTGGGAGCGGGCCATCGCCGAGTTTAAGAAGATTATCGAACTGAAGGTGAGAGCCTATGACAGGACGGCCCATCTTTATCGAAAACTGGGCGATCATTTACTGAGTAGAGGATTTTGGGATGAGGCCATTAAGTACTACCGTCAGGCCCTCGAGCTTCAGCCTGGCCTAGCTGAGCTTCATTACTCTTTAGGTATATGTTATGCTAACAAGGGGGTATTGGAAGAGAATTATTTGGCTGAAGCGATCAAGGAGTATGAGGCCGCCATCAGGCTGGATGCTGATTTTGCTGAACCCCATTATGGATTGGGAATGGTCTATTTTTTTAAAAAAGGAGAGCACGAGCGCGGGATTGCCTATTTTAAGGAAGCGATCAGGCTTGAGCCCAAATACGCGGAGGCTCATCTGGCTTTAGCTAAAGCCTACTATCAACTTCATCGGTATGAAGAGGCCTTAGCTCGATACGACCATGTGATCAAGCTTTATCCCTCTAAGATGCAGGTGGTGGCTGATTATCATTACAACAAAGGTGTTATTTATAAAGAGATGGGACAAAGACACAAGGCCATTGAGAGTTTTAACCGGGCGGTTGACGTTGACTACTATCACGGCGAAGCCAGGGAAGAATTAAGAGAATTGGGGGTCACTCGCTATGACCGTTTGGACAGGATAAAGGAAGAATTGCGTAAGGGAGTTAACCGGTAATGACCGAGCAGGAATCCTGGTTGGCGCTGAATATGGTTTCGGGAATCGGCCCTTTGAGGTTTCGCTCACTTCTTCGTCATTTTGGGTCTGCCCAGCGGGTTCTCGATGCTTCGGTTAAAGAGCTTTCCGCGGTAGAAGGATTTGGTCAAACCCTGGCAGAGGAGTTAGTGAAAGAAAGAAAAGAGCTGGATGTTGAGGCAGAGCTGAAATCTCTCCAGAAGATGGGGGCCGTTCTCTTAACCTTGAAAGATGAAGATTATCCGGCTCATCTGAAGGCCATTTATGATCCGCCTCCGGTGATTTACCTTAAGGGGGGGATAAAGAAAACCGATCGGATCGCCCTGGCTGTGGTTGGTTCTCGGCGGACAACATCTTATGGCCGGGCGGTAACCAGGCGGTTGGTTATGGGTTTGGCCGCCAGGGGTTTTACCGTGGTGAGCGGCATGGCCAGGGGTATTGATACGGCTGCCCATCGGGCGGCTTTAGACTCTGGTGGACGAACGATGGCCGTTTTGGGTTGCGGCCTGGACGTTATATATCCGCCGGAAAATAAGCAGATTATGGAAGAAATTGCCGAAGCCGGGGTAGTTATGACAGAGTTTCCCCTTACTACCCCGCCTGACAAAGGCAACTTTCCCCGACGGAACCGGATTATCAGTGGTCTTACCCTGGGAACACTGGTGGTTGAAGCCGGTGAACGGAGCGGGGCTTTGATTACGGCTGATTATGCCCTGGAGCAGGGCCGGGAGGTGTTTGCTGTCCCGGGAAGGGTCGATGGCTGGGAGGCCCGGGGATGTCATTGGTTAATCAAACAAGGTGGGGCCAAGTTGGTTGAAGCGGTGGAGGACATTGTCGAGGAATTTAGCCCCCTTTTGGATTCGTGGCCGATGGAACCGTTAAAGCCTGATAAATCTCAGCCTGTTACGGTGATGCCTGAGTTAGCTAAAGAGGAAAAAATCGTCTACGACCTGGTTTCCGACCAGCCTGTTCATATTGATTCCCTGATTAATCATTCCCATTTGACGGTCCCCCGAGTTAACACCATCCTGTTAAGCCTGGAAATGAAGGGACTTGTTCAGCAGCAGAGAGGGAAGATGTTTGTAAGAAACCATTAATTAAAAGGAGAGAGGCATATCCTATGAACCACAAATCCTTAGTTATCGTTGAATCACCAGCCAAGGCAAAAACCATTAACCGCTATCTGGGTAATGAATTTCTAGTCAAGGCCTCGGTCGGCCATATTAAGGACTTGCCTGAGAATAAGATAGGGGTGGATATAGAGAATAAATTTACTCCCCAATATGTGATTATTAAAGGCAAGGGTAAAGTTATCAATGAGCTTAAGACAGCCGCCCAGACGAGCAAGGCTATTTACCTGGCTCCGGACCCTGATCGGGAAGGAGAAGCCATCTGCTGGCATCTGGCTGACGAGTTGAATGGCGCAAGAACCTCTATCTATCGGGTTATCTTCAACGAGATTACCCGTGAAGGGATCGCCGCCGGGATGGCCAACCCGGGACAAATTGATCTCAATAAAGTTAATGCCCAACAGGCCAGGCGGATATTAGATCGTCTGGTGGGTTATAAATTGAGTCCCCTGCTTAACAAAAAGGTTCGCAAGGGTCTTTCAGCCGGGAGGGTTCAGTCGGTGGCTGTTCGTCTTATCTGCGAGCGCGAACGCGAGATAGAGGCCTTTGTCCCTGAAGAATACTGGTCAATCGAAGCCGAACTGAAAAAAGAAGGCGGGCCTTCCTTTACAGCCAAACTGGAAAAGATAAAGGGTAAAAAGGCGGACCTTAAATGTGAGGAGGATGCGAAGGCGGTGGTGGCTGAGCTTGGTCAGGCCGAATTCAAGGTAACTAAGGTGGAGCATAAAGAAAAGAGTAGGAAGCCTGCGCCTCCTTTCATTACCAGCACCCTTCAGCAAGAGGCCTCAAAGAAGCTTAACTTTGGGGTGAAAAAGACCATGCAGATAGCCCAGCAACTTTACGAAGGGATCGAGCTGGGTGATGAAGGTCCCACTGGTCTCATTACTTATATGCGAACTGACTCAACCAGGGTGGCGGCTGAGGCTCAGGCCGCGGCTAGGGGATACATCAAAGGTCGATATGGGGCGGACTATATCCCGGACAAGATACCGGTCTACCAAAGCAAGCGTGGTGCCCAGGAGGCGCATGAGGCTATTCGGCCTACTTATTGTGAAAGAATCCCGGATGAAATAAAGAAATATCTGGAGAAGGATCAATATCTGCTCTATCAGCTTATCTGGTCTCGCTTTCTGGCCAGCCAGATGAGTCCGGCGCAAGTAAAGACTACCAGTGTAGATATAGAGGCTAAAGATTGCCTCTTCCGGGCGACCGGCTCTGAGATATTGTTTCCCGGCTTTATGACCCTTTATGTAGTTGAGGATGAGAAAAAGGAAGAGGGAATAGGGGTTTTGCCGCCGTTGGCTAAGGGTGATATCCTGATTTTACTTAAGTTGACCCCCAATCAGCATTTTACTCAACCCCCGCCGCGCTATAATGAGGCCAGCCTGGTAAAGACCTTAGAAGAGAAGGGGATTGGCCGTCCGAGCACCTATGCCGCTATCATTGGTGTCATTACGGCCAGGGATTATGTAAAACGTGAGGGGGGACGGTTCTATCCTACTGAACTGGGGATGTTGGTGAACGATCTCTTAGTAGAAAATTTCCCCCGGGTGTTAGATTTTGGATTTACGGCTGATATGGAAGACAACCTGGATAAGATAGAAGAGGGAAAGACAGAGTGGGTTAATGTCTTATCCGACTTTTGGGATGATTTTGAACAGACCCTTAAAAAAGCTCAGGGTGAAATGAGAAATGTCAAGAAGGAACAAGAGGTAGTCACTGATCAGGTTTGTGAGCTTTGTGGGGGGAAGATGATTGTTAAGACAAGTCGATGGGGAAGCAAGTTCCTGGGCTGTGAGAATTTCCCCAAATGTCGTTCGACTAAACCCTTAGAAGAAGAGGCCGAAGAAACAAACGAGGTCTGTGAGCTGTGTGGGGCTAAGATGGTGGTTAAGAGAGGTCGATATGGTCTCTTTCTCTCCTGTAGTCGATATCCGGAATGTAAGTCCACTAAACCTATTACCCTGGGGGTCCCCTGTCCGGTCAAGGGCTGTGGAGGTGAGCTGGTGGCCAGACGGTCAAAAAAGGGACGGACCTTCTATGGCTGTAGCCGCTATCCTGACTGTAGCTTTGTGACCTGGTATGAGCCGACTTCTGAAAAATGTCCTAATTGTAATGGTCTTTTGGTCAAGAAGAAGAAAAAAACAGGGGACACCTTGAGTTGTATCTCGGAAGAGTGTAAGTATGAAGCTATCTCCTCTTGAGTTGTAACTACTCAAGACTAAGTTAGGCAGTTAGTTGGGCAGTTAGTTGGGAGACAAAGCAAAATTCCCTCTCCCCTCCCCTAACTCCTCCCATCAAGGG
This portion of the bacterium genome encodes:
- a CDS encoding helix-turn-helix domain-containing protein: MATFIMEDLAEELSGNDLERMLSVSEAAELLGVSKTTIRRFSNSGHLKSYRIGPGKHRRFKKRDVLEVLNADY
- a CDS encoding bifunctional (p)ppGpp synthetase/guanosine-3',5'-bis(diphosphate) 3'-pyrophosphohydrolase, with the protein product MDIEKVIEQVRSYNPEADFELIKKAYWIAAIAHQGQQRLSGEPFISHPLWVAYILAELKLDVVTIAAGLLHDVVEDTILIPEEIKEFFGDEIAGLVDGVTKLRDIARQSRETRRVENLRKMLMAMAADIRVILIKLVDRLHNMRTLGSLERDRQIRVAHETQEIYAPLAHRLGIGRIKAELEDLALLYLETERYKEIKEKVAADKQRREAYIEEVKKILEERLKEVGIKAVVTGRSKHYYSIYRKMVSQNKTFEEIYDLFALRVITNSKQDCYGVLGIVHALWKARPGRFKDYINMPKTNMYQAIHTTVMGPHNRLMEVQIKTKEMHEVAEYGVAAHWRYKEGKPRDAKFDEKLAWLRRIVQTQEELGDEWDFMDGVMTDLFADEVFVFTPKGEIKALPRGSTPIDFAYSIHTDVGSHCKGARVNNRIVPLRYKLISGDIVEIMTSPRAHPSRDWLGLVKTVRARGKIRQWLLKSRVEEVEGEKPPSKDEAGREFHPPSQAGWPLPLVKPRQRASSTGVRVSGVMDMDVRFAKCCSPVPGDKVVGYVTQGRGVSIHRKDCPNILALPEISKRRLPVSWDQGSSASFEVGITSLAHDRAGLMADMLAAISATQTTINAADARKTEDSMATCHFTVLISHQTELEDILKALEKVPGVVKTYRSKPI
- a CDS encoding tetratricopeptide repeat protein, which gives rise to MRIINILIVLTLTFLIAGCGDQASKYYQRGLEYSRSDKPEDWERAIAEFKKIIELKVRAYDRTAHLYRKLGDHLLSRGFWDEAIKYYRQALELQPGLAELHYSLGICYANKGVLEENYLAEAIKEYEAAIRLDADFAEPHYGLGMVYFFKKGEHERGIAYFKEAIRLEPKYAEAHLALAKAYYQLHRYEEALARYDHVIKLYPSKMQVVADYHYNKGVIYKEMGQRHKAIESFNRAVDVDYYHGEAREELRELGVTRYDRLDRIKEELRKGVNR
- the topA gene encoding type I DNA topoisomerase, whose amino-acid sequence is MNHKSLVIVESPAKAKTINRYLGNEFLVKASVGHIKDLPENKIGVDIENKFTPQYVIIKGKGKVINELKTAAQTSKAIYLAPDPDREGEAICWHLADELNGARTSIYRVIFNEITREGIAAGMANPGQIDLNKVNAQQARRILDRLVGYKLSPLLNKKVRKGLSAGRVQSVAVRLICEREREIEAFVPEEYWSIEAELKKEGGPSFTAKLEKIKGKKADLKCEEDAKAVVAELGQAEFKVTKVEHKEKSRKPAPPFITSTLQQEASKKLNFGVKKTMQIAQQLYEGIELGDEGPTGLITYMRTDSTRVAAEAQAAARGYIKGRYGADYIPDKIPVYQSKRGAQEAHEAIRPTYCERIPDEIKKYLEKDQYLLYQLIWSRFLASQMSPAQVKTTSVDIEAKDCLFRATGSEILFPGFMTLYVVEDEKKEEGIGVLPPLAKGDILILLKLTPNQHFTQPPPRYNEASLVKTLEEKGIGRPSTYAAIIGVITARDYVKREGGRFYPTELGMLVNDLLVENFPRVLDFGFTADMEDNLDKIEEGKTEWVNVLSDFWDDFEQTLKKAQGEMRNVKKEQEVVTDQVCELCGGKMIVKTSRWGSKFLGCENFPKCRSTKPLEEEAEETNEVCELCGAKMVVKRGRYGLFLSCSRYPECKSTKPITLGVPCPVKGCGGELVARRSKKGRTFYGCSRYPDCSFVTWYEPTSEKCPNCNGLLVKKKKKTGDTLSCISEECKYEAISS
- a CDS encoding BON domain-containing protein, whose protein sequence is MKEDWAINVEVRSELVKRWIDVRKISISTVSGVVHLKGSVVFREDKDFSYREKPQIMKQLEEVIKRLPGVKAIKFRLANWVKVDGCWQMLDSNYLGE
- the dprA gene encoding DNA-processing protein DprA; translated protein: MTEQESWLALNMVSGIGPLRFRSLLRHFGSAQRVLDASVKELSAVEGFGQTLAEELVKERKELDVEAELKSLQKMGAVLLTLKDEDYPAHLKAIYDPPPVIYLKGGIKKTDRIALAVVGSRRTTSYGRAVTRRLVMGLAARGFTVVSGMARGIDTAAHRAALDSGGRTMAVLGCGLDVIYPPENKQIMEEIAEAGVVMTEFPLTTPPDKGNFPRRNRIISGLTLGTLVVEAGERSGALITADYALEQGREVFAVPGRVDGWEARGCHWLIKQGGAKLVEAVEDIVEEFSPLLDSWPMEPLKPDKSQPVTVMPELAKEEKIVYDLVSDQPVHIDSLINHSHLTVPRVNTILLSLEMKGLVQQQRGKMFVRNH
- the secD gene encoding protein translocase subunit SecD, producing the protein MQKRLDWKIGLIIIVLGLSGFFAYPPSKKINLGLDLQGGMHIVLEVDTSKLKEGEDPSDVVDMALEIIRNRVDKFGIAEPSIQKQGNNRIVVELPGIDDPERAINLIGKTALLEFKLVADEADLDKALKGEIPEGYVLAYQESKDSGETAPFLLKEPAELTGATLTNAMVRFDSQFNQPYVNLSFNPEGAKRFSEVTGANIEKRLAIVLDGKVKSAPVIRSKIPDGEAMIEGNFDYEEAHDLAIVLRAGALPAPVEVAENRVIGPSLGQDSINKGILACLIGSGLVIVFMAVYYKYSGLLANLCLLFNIVIILGVMALFKATLTLPGIAGILLTIGMGVDANVLIFERIREELRAGKTARTSIAAGFSRAFLTILDANVTTLITTFILFQFGTGPIKGFAITLSTGILASLFTALFVSRVGFDLVMKRRQITRVSI
- the secF gene encoding protein translocase subunit SecF — its product is MRFDFDIDFLGWRKFAFILSGIIIMVGIVSLIVKGGPKYGIDFAGGTLVQIKFARPVTVTTLEQMRNALAKVGLGKNVQRLGEEKDEVVIRTISVDPSGLAGGIKGALGDKFGRYNILRIEMVGPSIGKDLRGIALYCIFLSLAALLLYITWRFEFKFAVGAVIALIHDTLVVIGIFSLLDKEFNIPIVAALLTIIGYSLNDTIVVFDRIRENLKLLRKEVYSTILNLSINQTLSRTIITALTTLFTVIALFIWGGEVIHDFAFAFVIGIIVGTYSSIYVASPIVLEWHLRQHK